In one window of candidate division TA06 bacterium DNA:
- a CDS encoding BrnT family toxin: MIAYPQFNGFDGDSANRDKNKNKHQVEWWECEEAFFNQPLYVQSDAAHSHQEPRYYALGKTGQGRLLFIIFTNRRSKIRIISARDMHKKERRIYHEKAQKDSGI; this comes from the coding sequence ATGATCGCTTACCCTCAGTTCAATGGTTTTGACGGGGATTCCGCCAACCGGGACAAGAACAAAAATAAGCATCAGGTTGAATGGTGGGAATGCGAGGAAGCTTTTTTCAACCAGCCGTTATACGTTCAATCCGATGCCGCTCATTCGCACCAGGAACCAAGATATTACGCCCTGGGCAAAACCGGCCAGGGGCGGCTGTTGTTCATTATTTTCACCAACCGCAGGTCAAAGATCAGGATCATTTCCGCCCGCGACATGCACAAAAAGGAAAGGCGCATTTACCATGAAAAAGCTCAAAAAGATTCCGGTATTTAA